In Rhizobium sp. 9140, the genomic stretch AACAAGCGGAAGAGGCTTCTGCGAATGCTTGCCTTTGTAGACGCGCGCACCCAAGGTTTGACCGACCTCTGTTGCTATATCGATTGTATGCCAAGGCGCATTCATGTCGATCGTTCCATGTACGAGCATCTTGCTCGTCGTTGGCCATATCTAGTATTGTTCCTGTCAGCTTCACAAGCTGCCGTCATTCGATATCAATGTTCCGAAAATCCGAACAATCGCAGTGCAAGCACAGGAAACGCTCAAATGGATCAGCTGTCTGCCATGCGTGTTTTTATTCGTGTCGTGGAGACTGGCAACTTCACCCGTGCTGCCGCTACGTTGGGCATGCCGAAGACGACAGTCACGAATTTGGTCCAGAGCCTGGAAGCCCGGTTGAAAACCACGCTTTTGAACCGAACGACGCGACGTGTGATCGTGACCACGGATGGGGCACTCTATTACGAGCGCGCAATCCAGATTCTGTCCGAGCTGGATGAGTTGGACAACAGTCTGAGCAACTCCCAATCTCAGCCCAGTGGAAGGTTGCGTGTTGAGATGGCGGGTGCCTTCGCCGATCTCGTCGTCATCCCTGCCCTTTGCGACTTTTACCAACGTTATCCCCAGATCAAGCTCGATATCGGTGTTGGCGACAGGCTTGTGGATTACGTTGCCGAAAATGTCGATTGCGCCCTCCGCGGGGGAACGCCGACCGATCAGTCTCTCATCGCCCGCAAGGTTGGTGAGATGTCTATGAAGGCTTGCGCTGCTCCATTCTACCTCCAAAAGTTTGGTAGGCCGAGTGAGCCCGAGGATCTTGCCCGTGATCACGTCGCTGTTGGTTATCTGATGGCACAGTCTGGTCGCGTTCTCGATCTTGAGTTTATCGGTGACGAACGCACCATCGAGATCATCCCCAACTACATTCTGTCCGTGAATGATGCCCGCTCTTATGTGAATGCTGCAATCGGCGGTCTCGGAATCGCCGTCGCACCCGGGTTCATGATCAACGGCGCTCTTGAAAATGGCACGCTGGTCGAGGTTCTCCCGGGCTGGTCTATCGAACCGGTTCCGCTCTACATCGTCTATCCGCAACGGCGGCATTTGAGCAATAAAGTCCGTGTATTCGTCGATTGGCTCGCCAAGCTCATGCAAACCTTGCCAGCTGACAGGGTTTGAGGAGAATATTGCTGGGTGACGATCGCAGTCTTTGGAGACCGTCCGAAAAAATGTTCAATTTTTGCATAGCTTTCGCAGCATGATTCTGATGGATGCCAGTTTCAGGAATGCGAGAGCGTCTCTCGATAGGTTTTCGAAGTCCTTGGCCATGGCCTGCGGCCGGTTTTTCGGACACGAGGTTAAGCTAATCCGACCTTGGTTTCAAAATCATTTGGGCTGAGATAGCCCAGTGTCGAGTGGCGGCGCTTCGGATTGTAGAAGCGCTCGATGTAATCGAACACATCTGCTCTAGCGTCGTTCCTGCTCCTGTAGACCTTGCGAGCTGTTCTCTCCGTTTTCAGTGACGAGAAGAAGCTCTCCATCGCTGCGTTGTCCCAGACATTTCCAGAGCGGCTCATCGAGCAGGTGATGCCATGATCGCGCATGAGGCGTTGGAACTGCTCGCTTGTATATTGGCTTCCCTGATCGGAATGATGCAGGAGCGCATCTGGTTTTCCTCGACGCCAGATCGCCATGATCAGCGCATCTGTGACGAGCTGGGCCGTCATGTTGGCATTCATCGACCAGCCGACGACACGGCGTGAGAACAGGTCAATAACAGCGGCGACATACAGCCAGCCTTCTGCGGTCCAGAGTGGAGTAAGAAGCGCAGATGCGCTTCTCCTCCCCGAACCGTACGTGCACCTTTCAGCGCATACGGCTCTCCGTTCAAGCTTGGCCCATGGCCATAGCAACGTCATGGTAGTGAGACGTGACGGTACTGCGGTTCTCGATCCGGAAGATGTATGGGTTTTCCTCCGGATTGCGCCACCGGAATTGCGCCTTGGGGCTTGAGATAAGCCGGTGTAGCGCTTTTCCGACGGGTTTACCGCGTTCATTTCGACCAAACATGAGCCAGGTTTTCGCCTTGCCCGGTTCCGGGACCCTGACCCATTTCCGCATCAAGGGTTTGATGCGGGATCGGTACTTGTGTCCCAGCCAATGCGCCATTTTCCAGAACACAACATGGTCGATGCGCCGGAAGACGTACGCCGTGAAGTCGGTGAACTTGTAGAACGCCGCCCATCCCACCAATTGGCGG encodes the following:
- a CDS encoding LysR family transcriptional regulator; its protein translation is MDQLSAMRVFIRVVETGNFTRAAATLGMPKTTVTNLVQSLEARLKTTLLNRTTRRVIVTTDGALYYERAIQILSELDELDNSLSNSQSQPSGRLRVEMAGAFADLVVIPALCDFYQRYPQIKLDIGVGDRLVDYVAENVDCALRGGTPTDQSLIARKVGEMSMKACAAPFYLQKFGRPSEPEDLARDHVAVGYLMAQSGRVLDLEFIGDERTIEIIPNYILSVNDARSYVNAAIGGLGIAVAPGFMINGALENGTLVEVLPGWSIEPVPLYIVYPQRRHLSNKVRVFVDWLAKLMQTLPADRV